In Megalopta genalis isolate 19385.01 chromosome 14, iyMegGena1_principal, whole genome shotgun sequence, the following are encoded in one genomic region:
- the LOC117228516 gene encoding methyltransferase-like 26, with the protein MATKKLVYPAANRNKDPILSVLQKYIQYSQDQIFLEISSGSGQHIAHFAPYFPQVTFYPSEYEPRLLHSISSYANEFKNIKQPLRIDITTNFRNWGNGSFTENSIDYIYNANMMHISPYECTIGLFKNAGKLLKDNGFLFTYGPYAVDGQITPESNVNFDKSLKFQDPDWGLRDIRDLKKLAEENNIKLIDIFDMPANNKTIIWKKY; encoded by the coding sequence ATGGCTACAAAAAAATTAGTTTATCCTGCGGCTAATCGTAATAAGGATCCGATACTCTCAGTTCTTcaaaaatatattcaatatagcCAAGATCAAATTTTTCTGGAAATATCATCTGGTTCTGGACAGCACATAGCTCACTTTGCTCCTTATTTTCCACAAGTGACCTTTTATCCATCAGAATACGAACCAAGATTGCTACACAGTATTTCATCATATGCAAATgagtttaaaaatataaaacagcCTTTAAGAATAGATATTACAACCAATTTTCGTAATTGGGGTAATGGTAGTTTTACAGAAAATAGcattgattatatatataatgcaaaTATGATGCACATTTCTCCTTATGAATGTACTATTGGATTATTTAAAAATGCTggcaaattattaaaagataatGGTTTCCTTTTTACATATGGCCCATATGCTGTAGATGGACAAATAACACCAGAAAGTAATGTCAACTTTGATAAGTctctgaaatttcaagatccGGATTGGGGTCTGAGGGATATTAGAGATTTGAAAAAGCTAGCtgaagaaaataatattaagcTAATAGATATTTTTGATATGCCAGCAAATAATAAAACTATCATATGGAAAAAATACTAA
- the LOC117228542 gene encoding dnaJ homolog subfamily C member 21, which produces MKCYYEVLEVARNATDDDLKRSYRKLALKWHPDKNLGNPEEAKEQFQLVQQAWEVLSDPHARTWYDDHREAILKGGIGEDYKDDSIDLTPFFSTTCFKGYGDDEKGFYAIYRNVFDKLTTEDAEFAKEGDSDEEIPHFGSSQSSYEEVVHNFYAYWQSYNTKKSFAWLDPYDIRGAPNRRVVRLIEKENKKIREKAKRERNEQVRNLVAFVRKRDKRVQAHALKLAERAKENLKKAQGRVRQQLLERQKQLGEYKECEWTKFSNIEAELKTIEAHLAKEFGESLSSEEDTDDENAVGDSTLYCVACNKRFKTQKSFINHENSKKHKDNVIAMKISLEEDDKEFETFEDSDVSQEGITLAVEPQMDDAFYVIPQINESDNECATSEDELISDQEEEEVSQPKKLKKKKKQKKNVQNPLTEDTSDEEDRHVNVDIFLSKKQRKKQQHKIAVLNKVLEASQQKPNDKLEDTEEQAKSGIDVVELHSDNLDINTINSSKVKSKKSKNSKKINKQAEKECGSKHKKGSQITEVPDLAHCCITCKSEFSSKNKLFEHLKKTGHSVHIPNTMKNKRN; this is translated from the coding sequence ATGAAATGTTATTATGAGGTGTTAGAGGTAGCACGAAATGCTACTGATGATGATTTAAAAAGGTCCTACAGAAAATTAGCATTAAAATGGCATCCAGACAAAAATTTAGGTAATCCAGAAGAGGCAAAAGAACAGTTTCAACTTGTTCAACAGGCATGGGAAGTGTTAAGTGATCCACATGCACGTACTTGGTATGATGATCACCGTGAAGCTATTTTAAAGGGTGGTATTGGGGAAGATTACAAAGATGATTCTATTGATCTGACACCATTTTTCTCAACTACGTGCTTCAAAGGATATGGTGACGATGAAAAAGGATTTTATGCCATTTATCGTAACGTTTTtgacaaattaacaactgaagaTGCAGAGTTTGCTAAAGAAGGAGATTCGGATGAAGAAATTCCACACTTTGGGAGTTCACAAAGTTCATACGAAGAAgttgtacataatttttatgCATATTGGCAAAGTTATAATACAAAAAAATCCTTTGCTTGGTTAGATCCTTATGATATAAGAGGTGCTCCAAACAGACGTGTTGTTCGACTTATTGAAAAAGAGAATAAAAAAATTAGAGAAAAAgctaaaagagaaagaaatgaacaagtacgAAATTTAGTTGCCTTTGTCCGTAAACGTGACAAACGAGTACAGGCTCATGCTTTAAAACTTGCTGAACGCGCTAAAGAGAATTTGAAGAAAGCACAAGGAAGAGTAAGACAACAACTATTAGAAAGACAAAAGCAATTGGGAGAGTATAAAGAATGTGAATGGACTAAGTTTTCAAATATAGAAGCTGAGCTTAAAACTATTGAAGCTCATCTTGCTAAAGAATTTGGTGAAAGTTTATCTTCTGAAGAGGACACAGATGATGAGAATGCAGTAGGTGATAGTACTTTGTATTGTGTAGCTTgtaacaaaagatttaaaaCTCAAAAATCCTTTATAAATCATGAAAACTCTAAAAAGCACAAAGATAATGTTATTGCAATGAAAATATCTCTGGAAGAAGATGACAAAGAATTTGAAACCTTTGAAGATAGTGATGTTAGTCAAGAAGGAATAACTTTAGCTGTAGAACCACAAATGGATGATGCTTTTTATGTAATACCTCAAATAAATGAAAGCGATAATGAATGTGCAACTTCGGAAGATGAACTCATTTCTGatcaagaagaagaggaagttTCACAACctaaaaaattaaagaaaaagaagaaacaaaaGAAGAATGTTCAAAATCCACTAACAGAGGATACTAGTGATGAAGAAGACAGACATGTCAATGTGGATATATTTTTATCAAAGAAACAACGTAAAAAGCAGCAACATAAAATAGCAGTACTAAATAAAGTTTTAGAAGCTAGTCAACAGAAGCCTAATGATAAATTAGAAGATACTGAGGAACAAGCAAAAAGTGGAATAGATGTAGTTGAATTACACTCGGATAATTTAGACATAAATACTATAAACAGTAGTAAGGTCAAATCTAAAAAATCTAAGAATTccaaaaaaattaataaacaagcAGAAAAGGAGTGTGGAAGTAAGCATAAAAAAGGCTCACAGATAACTGAGGTTCCAGATTTGGCACATTGTTGTATAACATGTAAATCTGAATTTTcaagtaaaaataaattatttgaacacTTAAAGAAAACGGGACATTCTGTACATATACCAAATACcatgaaaaataaaagaaattaa